In Elusimicrobiota bacterium, a single genomic region encodes these proteins:
- a CDS encoding Zn-ribbon domain-containing OB-fold protein, whose amino-acid sequence MQPQRVWREIPQRYRLEAGQCRKCKKIFFPPRLKCPDCGGEAFAKLRLPTDGKLLTYTVVHTAPERFAKLAPYGLGIVELSNKVRLTVQIVDVEPEELKSGMPLRLEFRKIHDVGHAGVICYGYKAVPA is encoded by the coding sequence ATGCAACCGCAGAGAGTCTGGCGCGAGATCCCCCAGCGCTACCGGCTGGAAGCCGGGCAGTGCCGCAAGTGCAAGAAGATATTCTTCCCGCCCAGGCTCAAGTGCCCGGACTGCGGGGGGGAGGCCTTCGCCAAGCTGCGCCTGCCCACGGACGGCAAGCTGCTCACCTATACCGTGGTGCACACCGCGCCGGAGCGCTTCGCCAAGCTCGCGCCCTACGGCCTGGGCATCGTGGAGCTCTCCAACAAGGTCCGGCTCACGGTCCAGATCGTGGACGTGGAGCCCGAGGAGCTCAAGAGCGGCATGCCCCTGCGCCTGGAGTTCCGCAAGATCCACGACGTGGGCCACGCCGGGGTGATCTGCTACGGCTACAAGGCCGTCCCCGCCTAG
- a CDS encoding thiolase domain-containing protein has product MRPVAVIGVGLSPWGELWRSSLRDLFAQAALKAIKDSGAPRIDSLLVGCMSGGLFNSQEHVGALVADYTGLKGVPATRVESACASGGVAFRQGVLEVASGASDFVLVGGVEKMTDLSGDGATFALSTAADFDYEAYQGATFPALYALMARAHMDKYGTTREQLAMVAAKNHDNGLLNPNAQFKMKVSVQDVMNSVKVAEPLCLLDCSPITDGAAAVVLAPVELAAKLKKGPLAKVLGVGQAADAMALAQREDITRLEAAELAAQRAYKMAGKSPKDIDFAEVHDCFTIAEICAIEALGFCKPGQGGKFTEQGHTALKGSKPINTSGGLKSKGHPVGATGVAQIVELVEQLRGAAGERQLSKARVGLAQNMGGTCGSSVVSILGREGK; this is encoded by the coding sequence ATGAGACCAGTAGCGGTCATAGGCGTCGGCCTGTCGCCCTGGGGAGAGCTGTGGCGCTCTTCCTTGCGCGACCTTTTCGCGCAAGCCGCCCTGAAGGCCATCAAGGATTCCGGGGCGCCCCGCATCGACTCTCTGCTGGTGGGCTGCATGAGCGGCGGCCTCTTCAACAGCCAGGAGCATGTGGGCGCCTTGGTCGCGGACTATACCGGCCTTAAAGGCGTGCCCGCGACCCGGGTGGAGTCGGCCTGCGCCTCGGGCGGAGTCGCCTTCCGCCAGGGGGTCCTGGAGGTCGCTTCCGGCGCCAGCGACTTCGTTTTGGTCGGCGGCGTGGAGAAGATGACTGACCTCTCCGGCGACGGAGCCACCTTCGCCCTGTCCACGGCCGCGGACTTCGACTACGAGGCGTATCAGGGCGCCACCTTCCCGGCCCTCTACGCCTTGATGGCGCGCGCGCACATGGACAAGTACGGGACCACCCGCGAGCAGTTGGCGATGGTCGCGGCCAAGAACCATGACAACGGCCTGCTCAACCCCAACGCCCAGTTCAAGATGAAGGTGAGCGTGCAGGACGTCATGAACTCGGTCAAGGTGGCCGAGCCTCTGTGCCTGCTGGACTGCTCGCCCATCACGGATGGGGCCGCGGCCGTGGTGCTGGCGCCCGTGGAGCTGGCGGCCAAGCTCAAGAAGGGGCCGTTGGCGAAGGTCCTGGGCGTGGGTCAGGCCGCGGACGCCATGGCCTTGGCCCAGCGCGAGGACATCACCCGCCTGGAAGCCGCCGAGCTGGCCGCTCAGCGCGCCTACAAGATGGCGGGCAAGTCGCCCAAGGACATCGATTTCGCCGAGGTGCACGACTGCTTCACCATCGCCGAGATCTGCGCCATAGAGGCTTTGGGCTTCTGCAAGCCGGGGCAGGGCGGGAAGTTCACGGAGCAGGGCCACACGGCCCTGAAGGGCTCCAAGCCCATCAACACCTCCGGAGGCCTGAAGTCCAAGGGGCACCCGGTCGGGGCGACCGGCGTGGCTCAGATCGTGGAGCTCGTGGAGCAACTGCGCGGCGCGGCCGGGGAGAGGCAGCTCTCCAAGGCGCGCGTCGGCCTGGCCCAGAACATGGGCGGGACCTGCGGCTCGTCGGTGGTCAGCATACTCGGCCGGGAGGGGAAATAG